From Synoicihabitans lomoniglobus, the proteins below share one genomic window:
- a CDS encoding PepSY-associated TM helix domain-containing protein, giving the protein MNTFRQILFWTHLVAGLVAGLIIFVMSFTGTIIAFEDEIVAWAERDARRVEFPAGSEHLTLDQLSTAFTAAHPDKKPSAITVSADPAAAVTFAIGRGEAYYVNPYTGEVRQPASTGMHDFMHTMVAWHRWLGREGDSRAVGKAITGASNTAFVVLAVTGLYLWWPRKWRLKGLKRSLWFVRSSTGKARDWNWHNVFGFWLLIPITVMAVTGMVISYRWAGNLIYTAVGEEPPVRRGPPGPRSGDDGAPDRSARAVAPSLDSVYAAAATDQPDWTSISLRLPVSARASATVKVPGTWPRTASTSLTIVAGQVTERSEFGDLSTGRQLRTWSRFLHTGQALGWGGQLIAAIGCIGGCFLVYTGFALSWRRFFPGRKPTAV; this is encoded by the coding sequence GTGAATACGTTCCGCCAAATCCTCTTCTGGACCCACCTCGTCGCCGGTCTTGTCGCCGGCCTCATCATTTTCGTCATGTCGTTCACCGGCACGATCATCGCCTTCGAGGACGAGATCGTGGCCTGGGCCGAACGCGACGCCCGGCGCGTCGAGTTCCCCGCCGGATCCGAACATCTGACGCTCGATCAACTCAGCACCGCGTTCACCGCCGCTCATCCGGACAAAAAGCCCAGCGCTATCACCGTCAGTGCCGACCCCGCCGCCGCGGTCACCTTCGCGATCGGACGCGGTGAGGCGTATTATGTAAACCCCTACACCGGGGAAGTCCGTCAGCCGGCCTCCACCGGCATGCACGATTTCATGCACACCATGGTCGCGTGGCACCGCTGGCTCGGCCGCGAAGGCGACAGCCGCGCCGTGGGCAAAGCCATCACCGGTGCCAGCAACACCGCCTTCGTCGTGCTGGCCGTGACCGGCCTCTACTTGTGGTGGCCGCGCAAGTGGCGCCTCAAGGGCCTCAAGCGTTCGCTCTGGTTTGTGAGATCTTCCACTGGCAAAGCCCGGGACTGGAATTGGCACAATGTATTCGGCTTCTGGTTACTCATTCCCATCACCGTCATGGCCGTCACCGGCATGGTGATTTCCTACCGTTGGGCGGGTAACTTGATCTACACCGCTGTCGGCGAGGAACCACCCGTCCGCCGCGGACCTCCCGGCCCCCGCTCCGGTGACGACGGCGCGCCTGACCGGTCGGCCCGCGCCGTCGCGCCTTCGCTCGACTCAGTCTACGCGGCGGCCGCCACCGATCAGCCGGATTGGACATCAATCAGCTTACGTCTCCCCGTCTCCGCCCGTGCGTCCGCCACCGTCAAAGTGCCCGGCACCTGGCCGCGCACCGCTTCCACTTCGCTCACCATCGTCGCCGGCCAAGTGACCGAGCGCTCCGAGTTCGGTGATCTCAGCACGGGGCGCCAGCTTCGCACGTGGTCACGCTTCCTGCACACCGGTCAAGCTCTCGGCTGGGGCGGTCAACTCATCGCCGCCATCGGCTGCATCGGGGGGTGTTTCCTCGTCTACACCGGCTTCGCCCTCAGTTGGCGACGTTTCTTTCCCGGCCGTAAACCCACGGCTGTTTGA
- a CDS encoding TonB-dependent receptor plug domain-containing protein has product MNLKPYFFTALATLAPSAAFAQTTAPSEDDIVDLAPVIVTGETYAFGAQKLITVTSDELDRLQPVDLEDVFSQDPSVRVGGGIGVAEKIYVRGIEDKLLHVSIDGAPQGGYLSHHQSQFTVEPELLKYVEVEPGPGGALQGPGALAGAIRFVTKDANDFLAPGQTAGAFTKATYLSNGDGLKLTGALYGRAGDNVTLLAAYTWLDIGDYDAGEGTLVDYSAHEQTRAFVKGTATSDDGAHTFTLSFESIEDEGTFRHRPNFFGYFNHPVAPNIPVDMTFGRDTVTASYTQSINDEDHGLSAVAYFSDNTTDRAGQYNMGYASVGLDVRYADTYAGGTHRVTYGADYRDDTLEFTGGGSITGFARPLNYVTIPDETVNIFGAYVQDLWQATDAVEVALGARFDSYDYEDKDGNNYSDTGISPSLGVAVDLGEGFSLNASYGLAYRGPTVIDAITANEGTITNASDIDGEQATNGEFGLSYTHGVFTFAATVYRQEIDDVIVNSSLNEPGLRGNGGKLKVDGYDLSAAARWGGFNASLAVSQSDPELNGSPLTDVSFGLGSAYGRAWTAAFDYTFNDVPVRLGWNIDLVESFDEVPAGLPAKDGYDIHGVFAEWRPHDRLTLVASVHNLFDIAYTDQATAGYNSQLQRIAGLPAAGRDFRLSASFKF; this is encoded by the coding sequence ATGAACCTGAAACCCTATTTTTTCACCGCTCTAGCTACGCTCGCTCCCAGCGCGGCCTTCGCCCAAACAACCGCTCCCAGCGAGGACGATATCGTCGATCTCGCGCCAGTCATCGTCACGGGTGAAACCTACGCCTTCGGCGCTCAAAAATTGATCACCGTCACGTCCGACGAACTCGACCGCCTGCAACCGGTCGATCTTGAGGACGTGTTTTCCCAGGATCCCTCCGTCCGCGTCGGCGGTGGAATCGGGGTCGCCGAAAAAATCTACGTGCGCGGCATCGAGGACAAACTCCTCCACGTGTCCATCGATGGCGCTCCTCAAGGCGGCTACCTTTCCCATCACCAAAGCCAATTCACTGTCGAGCCCGAGTTGCTCAAATACGTCGAAGTCGAGCCCGGCCCCGGCGGCGCCCTCCAAGGGCCCGGCGCGCTTGCCGGTGCCATTCGTTTTGTCACCAAGGACGCCAACGATTTCCTCGCTCCCGGCCAAACCGCGGGCGCGTTCACCAAGGCGACCTACTTGAGCAATGGCGACGGCCTGAAACTCACCGGCGCCCTCTACGGACGAGCCGGCGACAACGTCACGTTGCTCGCCGCTTACACGTGGCTCGACATCGGCGACTATGACGCCGGCGAGGGCACCCTTGTCGATTACTCGGCGCACGAGCAAACCCGCGCGTTCGTCAAAGGCACCGCCACGTCCGATGATGGCGCCCACACGTTCACCCTCAGTTTCGAATCGATTGAAGACGAAGGCACCTTCCGCCATCGGCCCAACTTCTTCGGCTACTTCAATCACCCTGTCGCCCCCAATATCCCCGTCGACATGACGTTCGGCCGCGACACCGTCACCGCCAGCTACACCCAGTCGATCAATGATGAGGACCACGGCCTCAGCGCCGTCGCCTACTTCTCCGACAACACCACCGATCGCGCCGGGCAATACAACATGGGTTACGCCAGCGTCGGACTCGACGTCCGCTACGCCGACACCTACGCCGGAGGCACCCACCGCGTCACCTACGGGGCCGACTACCGCGACGACACGCTCGAATTCACCGGCGGCGGCTCCATCACCGGCTTCGCCCGCCCGCTCAACTACGTCACCATTCCCGATGAAACGGTGAACATCTTCGGGGCCTACGTGCAGGATCTTTGGCAAGCCACCGATGCCGTCGAAGTCGCTCTCGGCGCCCGCTTCGACAGCTACGACTACGAAGACAAAGACGGTAACAACTACTCGGATACAGGCATCAGTCCCTCCCTCGGCGTGGCCGTCGATCTCGGCGAGGGCTTCAGCCTCAACGCCTCCTACGGTCTGGCCTACCGCGGTCCCACCGTGATCGACGCCATCACCGCCAACGAGGGCACCATCACCAACGCCAGCGACATCGACGGCGAACAAGCGACCAACGGCGAATTTGGCCTGAGCTACACCCACGGCGTGTTCACCTTTGCCGCCACCGTTTACCGCCAGGAAATCGACGACGTCATCGTCAACTCCAGCCTCAACGAGCCCGGCCTCCGTGGCAACGGTGGCAAGCTCAAGGTCGACGGCTACGACCTCAGTGCCGCCGCTCGCTGGGGTGGTTTCAACGCTTCCCTCGCCGTCAGCCAGTCCGATCCTGAACTCAATGGTTCGCCTCTCACCGACGTGAGCTTCGGTCTCGGCTCGGCCTACGGTCGCGCCTGGACGGCGGCGTTCGACTATACCTTCAACGACGTGCCGGTTCGTCTCGGCTGGAACATCGATCTGGTGGAAAGCTTCGACGAGGTGCCCGCCGGTCTCCCAGCCAAGGACGGCTACGACATCCACGGCGTGTTCGCGGAATGGCGACCCCACGATCGCCTCACCTTGGTCGCTTCGGTGCACAACCTCTTCGACATCGCCTACACCGACCAAGCCACGGCCGGCTACAACAGCCAACTCCAACGCATCGCCGGTCTGCCCGCCGCCGGTCGTGACTTCCGCCTGAGCGCTTCGTTCAAGTTCTGA
- a CDS encoding Fe2+-dependent dioxygenase — MILSVTDIITPETLATCRAQLEAADWVDGKASAGHQGALVKNNEQLPAEHPVAVEVGNVLLQALSQNPMFMSAALPLNILPPMFNRYAGGQTFGTHVDGSIRTIPGTGQRLRTDLSCTFFFSEPDEYDGGELIIEDTYGSKSVKLPAGQMVLYPSTSLHRVTPVTRGTRLCSFFWLQSMIRSDQQRSTLFDLDVAIQRFGKEMATHPSVVQLTGVYHNLLRQWAEM, encoded by the coding sequence ATGATTCTTTCCGTCACCGACATCATCACACCCGAGACCCTCGCCACCTGCCGGGCGCAGCTCGAAGCCGCCGACTGGGTCGACGGCAAGGCCTCCGCCGGCCACCAGGGAGCCCTCGTTAAAAATAACGAACAACTTCCGGCCGAACACCCGGTCGCGGTCGAGGTCGGCAACGTCCTGCTGCAGGCCCTCAGCCAAAACCCGATGTTCATGTCGGCCGCGCTGCCGCTCAACATCCTGCCCCCGATGTTCAACCGCTACGCCGGGGGCCAGACGTTTGGCACCCACGTCGACGGTTCGATCCGCACCATTCCCGGCACCGGCCAGCGCCTCCGCACCGACTTGTCGTGCACATTCTTCTTCTCCGAACCCGATGAATACGACGGCGGCGAACTGATCATCGAAGACACCTACGGTTCCAAATCCGTAAAACTCCCCGCCGGTCAAATGGTGCTCTATCCGTCCACCAGCCTGCATCGCGTCACCCCCGTCACACGCGGCACCCGCCTGTGCTCGTTCTTCTGGCTGCAGTCCATGATCCGTTCCGACCAACAGCGCTCGACCCTCTTCGATCTCGACGTCGCCATCCAACGCTTCGGCAAGGAAATGGCGACCCATCCGTCCGTCGTTCAATTGACCGGAGTCTATCACAACCTGCTTCGTCAGTGGGCCGAAATGTGA
- a CDS encoding Fur family transcriptional regulator: MSVPATQPVESFTAAANQHWHQRGSRRTQVRDVICKVVAERPALFTAEQLHPLARAVDRGISLASIYRTLSDLCAFGLLHESRGAHDERCYAVVSPELVGKVASAATLVCRDCGELHPLDNSCLVMREGFAAKQAGFNPRKLDLRIEADCESFRATGHCDRANRDSTQP; the protein is encoded by the coding sequence ATGTCCGTTCCTGCCACCCAGCCCGTCGAGAGCTTCACTGCCGCCGCCAATCAACACTGGCATCAGCGTGGCAGCCGCCGGACCCAGGTGCGTGATGTGATCTGCAAAGTCGTCGCGGAGCGGCCGGCCTTGTTTACCGCCGAGCAGCTCCATCCGCTCGCCCGCGCCGTGGATCGCGGCATCTCCCTCGCCTCGATCTATCGCACCTTGAGCGACCTTTGTGCGTTCGGCCTGCTCCACGAAAGTCGCGGGGCCCACGACGAGCGTTGCTACGCCGTGGTTTCGCCCGAACTCGTGGGCAAGGTCGCCAGCGCCGCCACCCTCGTTTGCCGAGACTGCGGCGAACTGCACCCGCTCGACAACTCCTGCCTCGTCATGCGCGAGGGCTTTGCCGCCAAACAGGCCGGCTTCAATCCGCGCAAACTCGATCTGCGCATCGAAGCCGACTGCGAGTCCTTCCGCGCCACCGGTCACTGCGACCGTGCCAACCGCGATTCCACCCAGCCCTGA
- a CDS encoding CobW family GTP-binding protein produces MESKHERPGVTILSGFLGAGKTTMLRHVLAQAEGRRWAAVVNDVAAMNIDGAMVETVNSGAEVVQLENGCVCCSNRDDLGESLARLAAEGSFDHIFVEASGVAEPRALAQLFVQKNPFGRSLGDFTALANLVTVVDVAVLAEQVRDMREGTSAANNPAVMPGAPRPLVELMLEQIECADLVVLNQCDRAAADDRVAVSALVTGLNARAQIIETERGQVPSEVLVDRVRFDAMETLGGAAWIKTLNAVADGVVANGVGGANEPGARASSRPTVVRSVPTDGPARHEARFGLRSFVYQARRPFRRDDLKALVESGLPGLVRAKGFLWLAEAPDEMGFLSVAGGISRWDTLNPWWAAMIEAGRATRDDLPPGVRAAWVEPKGDRRQELVFIGVALDEPAIRAKLDAALVPAD; encoded by the coding sequence GTGGAATCGAAGCACGAGCGACCCGGGGTGACGATATTGAGCGGCTTTTTAGGCGCGGGTAAAACGACGATGTTGCGGCATGTGCTCGCGCAGGCGGAGGGGCGTCGGTGGGCGGCTGTGGTCAATGATGTGGCGGCGATGAACATCGATGGCGCGATGGTGGAAACGGTGAATTCGGGCGCGGAGGTGGTGCAGTTGGAGAACGGCTGCGTGTGCTGCTCAAACCGCGACGACTTGGGCGAATCACTGGCGCGTTTGGCGGCGGAGGGATCGTTTGATCACATTTTCGTGGAGGCGTCGGGGGTGGCGGAGCCGCGGGCGTTGGCGCAGTTGTTTGTGCAGAAAAACCCGTTTGGACGTTCGCTGGGAGATTTCACGGCCCTGGCCAATCTGGTGACGGTGGTGGATGTGGCGGTATTGGCCGAGCAAGTGCGCGACATGCGCGAAGGCACCTCGGCGGCGAATAATCCGGCGGTGATGCCGGGAGCGCCGCGACCGCTGGTGGAACTGATGTTGGAACAGATCGAATGTGCTGACCTGGTGGTGCTCAATCAATGCGACCGGGCGGCGGCCGATGATCGCGTCGCGGTGTCGGCATTGGTGACGGGGTTGAATGCGCGGGCGCAGATCATCGAGACCGAGCGGGGGCAGGTGCCGAGCGAGGTGTTGGTGGATCGGGTCCGTTTTGATGCGATGGAAACTTTGGGTGGCGCGGCCTGGATCAAGACGCTCAACGCCGTGGCGGACGGCGTGGTCGCGAACGGCGTGGGGGGAGCGAACGAGCCGGGAGCGCGAGCGAGCTCGCGGCCTACGGTGGTGCGGTCGGTGCCGACGGACGGGCCGGCGCGGCACGAGGCTCGGTTTGGGCTGCGCAGTTTTGTTTATCAGGCGCGGCGACCGTTTCGGCGCGACGACCTCAAGGCGCTGGTCGAATCGGGTTTGCCCGGACTCGTGCGCGCGAAGGGTTTTTTGTGGTTAGCGGAAGCGCCCGACGAGATGGGGTTTCTGTCCGTGGCCGGAGGTATCAGCCGATGGGATACGCTCAACCCGTGGTGGGCGGCGATGATCGAAGCGGGGCGGGCGACGCGGGACGATCTGCCGCCGGGGGTGCGGGCGGCGTGGGTCGAGCCGAAGGGAGACCGGCGCCAGGAGCTGGTGTTCATCGGAGTGGCACTCGATGAACCCGCGATACGGGCGAAACTCGACGCGGCGCTGGTGCCGGCGGATTGA
- a CDS encoding TonB-dependent receptor produces MKSTIAPSASFSNQAPRRSTPFAALLVANSIATVAATAQTTATTPSAADDDVVELEQQTVEGERVRQLASPKFNAPLLDTPQTVTVISQRIMEEQAASSLRDILRNSPGITFQAGEGGTPAGDQMTIRGFSARTDMFVDGVRDLGGYARDSFNLEQVEVAKGPTSATAGRGSTGGSVNLVSKSPHGLERQTASVAVGTDSYKRATLDINQPLNEDQAARVNLMWHDAGVPGRDVVENTSWGVAPSFALGLSKPTKVTFAYQHLEQDNVPDYGMPRQTYSYDPVVPFSNWYGLKARDFEKIEQDLATVTVEHQGDGFSLRNLTRYGRTYRDSVTTSPRLLSGTTDTIRRNDWKSRDQTDEVFSNQTHLAADLKTGDINHALSAGVEYSRENEINYTRVEDPATVFPETDVYNPNPDDPYNGNITRNGAYNEGSGETISLYAFDNVFAGQQWQVFAGARYDHFTADYDTVDDTGAKTSYGRTDAEISGRLGFIYKPTTNSSFYVGYANAFNPSAEGLSLASRRTDLSDVDPEQTDSYELGVKWDTMESRLSLGASLFRTVKTNARTPGIDPNDPPIVLDGEESVSGVELSAAGRITRGWDVFAGFAYMDSEVEASNTAGLEGVELGLTPRKTFNFWSTYALPGGITIGGGTQYMDSVPRNTAEAAETIPSYWLFNAMASYAFNEQLTLRLNATNLADETYIDRVGGGHHIPGQGRQFILSAYYTF; encoded by the coding sequence ATGAAATCCACGATCGCTCCTTCCGCCTCGTTCTCCAACCAAGCGCCGCGCCGTAGCACGCCGTTTGCCGCGCTCCTCGTCGCCAATAGCATCGCCACGGTTGCCGCCACGGCCCAAACCACCGCGACCACGCCTTCCGCCGCCGATGACGACGTCGTCGAGCTCGAACAACAAACCGTCGAAGGCGAGCGCGTCCGCCAGCTCGCTTCGCCCAAGTTCAACGCGCCGCTGCTCGACACGCCGCAGACGGTCACCGTCATCTCCCAACGCATCATGGAGGAACAGGCCGCCTCCTCCCTGCGCGATATCCTGCGCAACTCTCCCGGCATCACGTTCCAGGCCGGTGAAGGCGGCACCCCTGCCGGTGACCAGATGACCATCCGCGGTTTCAGCGCCCGCACCGACATGTTTGTCGACGGCGTCCGCGATCTCGGTGGCTACGCCCGCGATTCCTTCAACCTCGAACAAGTCGAGGTGGCCAAGGGACCGACTTCCGCCACCGCCGGTCGCGGTTCCACCGGCGGCTCGGTGAACCTCGTTTCCAAGTCACCTCACGGTCTCGAGCGCCAGACCGCCTCCGTCGCCGTCGGCACCGACTCCTACAAGCGCGCCACGCTCGACATCAATCAGCCGCTCAACGAGGACCAAGCCGCACGCGTCAACCTCATGTGGCACGACGCCGGCGTTCCCGGTCGCGATGTCGTGGAGAACACCTCCTGGGGCGTCGCCCCGTCCTTCGCCCTCGGGTTGTCCAAACCCACCAAGGTCACCTTTGCCTACCAACACCTGGAGCAGGACAACGTGCCCGACTACGGCATGCCCCGCCAGACCTACTCCTACGATCCGGTCGTCCCGTTCTCCAACTGGTATGGTCTCAAGGCGCGTGACTTCGAGAAGATCGAACAAGATCTCGCGACCGTCACCGTCGAGCATCAAGGCGACGGTTTCTCCCTGCGCAACCTCACCCGCTACGGTCGCACCTACCGCGACTCCGTCACCACATCGCCCCGTCTGCTTTCCGGCACCACCGACACCATTCGCCGCAACGACTGGAAGTCCCGCGATCAGACCGACGAGGTGTTCTCCAATCAAACCCACCTCGCCGCCGATCTGAAGACCGGTGACATCAACCACGCCCTCAGCGCCGGCGTGGAATACTCCCGCGAGAACGAGATCAACTACACCCGCGTGGAAGATCCCGCCACCGTTTTCCCGGAGACCGACGTCTACAATCCCAACCCCGACGATCCCTACAACGGCAACATCACCCGCAACGGCGCCTACAACGAGGGCAGCGGTGAAACCATCTCGCTCTACGCCTTCGACAACGTCTTCGCCGGCCAGCAATGGCAGGTCTTCGCTGGTGCCCGCTACGACCACTTCACCGCCGACTACGACACCGTCGATGACACCGGCGCGAAGACGTCCTACGGTCGCACCGATGCCGAGATTAGCGGCCGTCTCGGCTTCATCTACAAGCCGACCACCAACAGCAGCTTCTACGTCGGCTACGCCAACGCCTTCAACCCGTCCGCCGAAGGCCTCAGCCTCGCCTCCCGTCGCACCGATCTCAGCGACGTCGATCCCGAACAAACCGACAGCTACGAACTCGGCGTGAAGTGGGACACCATGGAAAGCCGCCTGTCGCTCGGCGCCTCGCTCTTCCGCACCGTCAAGACCAACGCCCGCACGCCCGGCATCGATCCCAATGATCCGCCCATCGTGCTCGACGGCGAGGAAAGCGTCAGCGGCGTCGAACTCAGCGCTGCCGGCCGCATCACCCGCGGTTGGGATGTCTTTGCCGGCTTTGCCTACATGGACAGCGAAGTCGAGGCCTCCAACACCGCCGGTCTCGAAGGCGTTGAACTCGGTCTCACGCCGCGCAAGACGTTCAACTTCTGGTCCACCTACGCCCTGCCCGGCGGCATCACCATCGGCGGCGGCACGCAGTATATGGACAGCGTCCCGCGTAACACCGCCGAGGCGGCTGAAACCATTCCCTCCTACTGGCTCTTCAACGCCATGGCCAGCTACGCCTTCAACGAGCAACTCACGCTGCGCCTCAACGCCACCAACCTCGCCGACGAAACCTACATCGATCGCGTCGGTGGTGGTCACCACATCCCCGGCCAGGGCCGCCAGTTCATCCTGTCCGCCTACTACACGTTCTAA